Within Desulfomonilaceae bacterium, the genomic segment TCCGGCGCCGTTTTGATAGCCGGCGCAGGACTGTCCACTGTAGGCGTGGGTATTGGAATCAAGAATCTCGATTACGATCAAATTCCTAAGGTCGGACTCTTGTCAGCAGTTTTCTTTGTAGCCTCCCTAGTCCATATTCCTGTGGGCCCAGCGTCCGCCCATCTGGTTCTTAGTGGTTTGTGCGGGCTTTTGCTTGGATGGACAGCGTTTCCAGCTATTCTTGTCGGCCTCAGTTTTCAGGCTTTGCTCTTTCAGTTCGGAGGACTTACCACACTTGGAGCCAATACTTTTAACATAGCCTTTCCAGCGGTTCTCCTGGGAATGACGTTGGGGAAATTAGTAAATAGTGGAAATTCCGCCATCAGAATGACGGCCGAATTTCTTTGTGGGGCTGGATCCATATTCTTCTCGGGACTTCTGGTAGCGCTGTCCCTTTTTGCGACAGGTAAGGCTTTCTTGCCGGCCTCAAAGTTGATTATCCTGGCTCACATACCTATCATGCTGATTGAAGGATTAATTACAGTATTCATAGTAGAGTTTGTCAAAAAGGTTAGACCGGAAATCTTGAGCCCAGCCTAGTGTCTCCCGGATAACTAAATTAATTAGATAGGTCAAACGCTTGGGTTTTGCGTGGGAATAACTATTGGGGCGTTGAAAATTTTATGAGATTAACTGAATTTTCACATGGGGATTCTTTCATACATCTGATGGATCCGAGATCAAAAATTGTAACCACCGTCATCTTTTCAGTTTTTGTAGCGGTCAACAATTCTCTCCAGGTATGCGCATTGGCTCTAATCTTCCCTTTAGCCATGCTAGCATTGGGAAGGATAAGCTTTTCAAAGACGCTTAGACGTCTTGCGGCAATAAATTCTTTTCTGGTTATATTGTGGTTACTCTTACCATTTTCATACCCAGGAGACCCCCTGTTTACGATAGGCTCCTGGACAGCGACCCGACAGGGCGCGTTGATGGCTCTGATGATCACATTGAAATCCAATGCGATAGTAATAACCATGATAGCGCTCTTGGGATCATCATCAATATTTAGTCTGGCCCATGCTCTGACTCACCTCGGGGTACCGGAAAAGATAGCCCTGCTGTTCTTTTTTTCGTACCGTTATATTCATGTTATTAATACTGAATTTGAAACTCTCAGCCGAGCCATGAAAATCAGGTCTTTCAGACCAAACATGAACATTCATACATACAGGAGCTATGCGTATTTAGTAGGGATGTTGCTTGTCAAAAGCTTTGACAGGTCGAACCGAATAATGGCCGCCATGAAGTGTCGTGGTTTTAAAGGTAAATTTTACATTCTTCATCATTATCAGATGAAACGAATGGATTTTCTGCTACCTGCGGTAAGTGGGATTTTTGCGGTCCTGATTATGGTGGTTCGATGATCAATCTCAGTGATATTTCTTTCCGATATGACACGAAATACGTGCTCAAAGCGGTGAATCTAACGATAAAAACCGGGGATAGGATTGGGCTGATTGGTGGAAACGGGACAGGGAAAACGACTCTGTGTCACATTATTATGGGGCTGATAAAACCTGAATCCGGAGCCGTCGCCATTTTTGGCAAGCGTCGCCAAACAGAGTCTGATTTTGCCGAGATCCGCCCACGCGTCGGCTTTTTGTTTCAGGATTCCGATGATCAGCTCTTCTGTCCTACGGTATTGGAAGATGTAGCGTTTGGTCCCCTGAACTTGGGCAAGTCTGCCGAAGAGGCCAAAAAGATAGTCTCAAAAACGCTTGACGACTTGAATTTAAGCGGCTTCGAAGATCGCATAACTTACAAGCTTTCCGGAGGAGAAAAGAGACTGGTAGCACTTGCGACAGTCCTTGCAATGAACCCTGAGGTCCTTATTTTGGACGAACCCACGAGCGGTTTGGATGATGATACTACGCAGAGACTCATAGATATTTTAAACAAATCCAGTTTGACCTACCTGTTGATATCCCATGACAAGGAATTCACGCGAAAGACAAGTTCTTCAATACTGACCATGAATGGTGGAACAATTCACGGCGAATCCTGATCTTTGTCGGGACCTGCGGCAAATAACAATAAGTATAATAGTTAGTTATTGACTAAATATTATGTTAATGGTATGATTATGGCTGATATAATTACTTTATTAATTTGTAATAACAGCGAAAACATAAATGCCTTGTCGTGTGATCGCTCTACTCTTTCTTGCCACCTTTTTATGCGGCTGCGCCGCAACGCCTAGTCTTGTCAAACTGGATCGATTCAAGGGATACATCATAAAAGGGAAGACCTATCATCCCATGAAAATAGTGAAGGTGGGTTACAAGCAGGACGGTGTCGCTTCATGGTATGGGCCGGGTTTTCACGGTAGGAAAACGGCGTCCGGAGAAGTATATGACATGAACGAGATGACGGCGGCTCACAGTGAACTACCCCTGAATACACTACTGAAAGTGACAAATCTCAACAATCGCAGACAAGTCATCGTTCGTGTGAACGATAGGGGACCTTTTGTGGGAGACAGGGTGATCGACATGTCGTTCGCCGCTGCGCAAGATCTCGGGATGGTGACTCCTGGAACAGTTCCAGTCAAACTTGAAGTGATCGGGACGACCACGCAATTGGCTTCGGTAAAGAAAAAGAGACGCAATGTTCTCGCATCTCATGCTCCTGCTACTCCAAATCCATATTACGCTTCCAAGAGCCGGGGGTTCCTGGCTCTCCTTCGGAACTGATCAACCTAACCGTTACTTGGGCCAGACTGAAAGGGTTGCAAATAAGGGGCTGCGAGGGTAGACTTACCTTTAAATCAAGTTTCCAAGATTGCAGGATTTAATTTGAGTGTGACCATTGTCGGAGCTGGTCTTGCTGGCTGCGAAGCTTCCTGGGCGGTAGCGGGGCTGGGTGTTTCTGTTCGTTTGATTGAAATGAAACCAAACCGGTTTTCTCCAGCTCACACGTCGACGGATTTTGGAGAATTGGTTTGTTCCAATTCACTGCGGTCGGCGTCATTGAAATCCGCCGTAGGGCTACTTAAAGAAGAACTTCGAAGTTTGGGCTCGCTTATCATGCAAGCGGCCGATCATACGTCTGTTCCCGCGGGTAAGGCTTTAGCTGTCGACAGGGATCATTTTTCAAAATTCATAACCGAACAGATAGAAAAATGTCCTCTGATAAATGTTGAACGGAGAGAAGTTGCGGAAGCGCCTCTAGGAGCGACGGACCCGGTTATAATCGCCACCGGTCCCCTGACATCTGATCCTTTGGCTGAAGACATAGCGAACAAACTCGGCGCCTCGAAACTCCACTTTTACGACGCGATCGCTCCAATAGTTTATTCGGACAGTCTCGATATGGAGAAACTGTTCAGGGCCTCGCGTTACGAAGATGGCGAGGGAGATTATCTGAATGCTCCAATGAATCGCGATCTATACGAGAATTTCGTCACTGAGATTAACAACGCGACAAAATTGGAGCCTCATCCGTTTGAAAAGATCCCGCATTTTGAAGGATGCCTCCCTATAGAGGAACTGGCGTCAAGGGGAATGGCCACACTCGCGTTTGGTCCAATGAAGCCGGTAGGCCTGGCTGATCCTCGGGATGGACGGAGACCTTACGCCGTAGTCCAACTTAGGGCGGAAAATCGTGAAAGAACGCTTTACAATTTGGTCGGATTCCAGACGAAAATGACTCATCTAGAACAAGAGCGGGTCTTCCGGATGATACCGGGTTTGGAAAAGGCGGTATTCGCTCGTCTAGGGTCGATTCACAGGAATACATATATTGACTCCCCGTCCCTGCTCGATGAGTTTTCTCGCTCCAGGGACTTTCCAAATATCTTCTTTGCCGGCCAAATCACCGGGGTTGAGGGTTACGTAGAATCAACCGCCTCCGGTCTGGTGGTTGGATCCATGGCCGCCTTGATTTCTAAGGGAGTCCAGCCGTCGATACCATCGGCTGAATCGGCAATTGGTGGGTTGCTCAAACACACACGCGAATTACCGAGAAAAAGATATGAGCCGATGAACGTGAACTACGGAATGATTGAACAGGGAGTCACTCGCCGTGGGAAACCATCGAGGGAGGAAACAGCGGAACGCGCCCTGATGGCCGTGAGAAAGTGGAAAGATGAAATCGATGACGCACTCCGAAACGCAGGCTTGTGAAATCAATGATTCAGGAGAATTATACCAATTGGAACTGAGTGAACGCAAAATCTTTACTGTAAGCGAACTTACGGAAGAGATCCGCAAGGTTTTGGAGGGAACCTTTCCAATGGTTTGGGTTAAGGGGGAAATCTCTAACTTCAAACGGGCCCCGTCAGGTCACACTTATTTGACATTGAAGGATGATAACTCCCAAATAAGATGCGTGATGTTCAAACATCAGAGTAAGTACCTAAAGTTTCAACTTGAGGATGGCTTAAAGATTCTCGCGTCGGGTAGAGTCAACGTTTATAGCCCGAGAGGCGAGTACCAGCTAATTTTGGAAACCATGGAGCCCGTAGGTCTGGGCAGCCTGATGCTGGCGCTTGAGCAACTCAAGACCAAGCTCGCGTCTGAAGGACTCTTTGATAGTTCAAGAAAGAAACCCCTGCCTAGGAGACCAGGCACGGTTGGCGTAGTGACATCAGCTACGGGAGCCGCTGTTCGCGATATTATTCGAATAATAAAAAGAAGATCGCCGGGAATAAATATTCTGATCAGCCCTACTTCTGTGCAGGGCGACAAGGCCCCCGAAGAAATAGTTTCTTCCCTGCAGAGGCTAGTTATTTCGGGAAAGCCTGATGTAATAATTATTGGAAGAGGCGGTGGGTCCATAGAGGATCTTTGGGCGTTTAACGATGAAAGTGTGGTTAGGGCCGTGGCGTCGTGTTCTGTTCCCATAGTTAGCGCAGTAGGTCACGAGACTGATTTCACTCTTTCGGATTTTGCAGCGGACGCTCGCGCTTCGACTCCTTCTGCCGCTGCCGAGATAATAGCCCCGGATGATCGTGACGCTTGGGACTCAGTCACCAGCCTGATCGCTCGATTGAAAAATGGAATCCGCGTTTGTCTGACAAGATCGGCTCAGACCCTGGATGATCTCACCAAAGGGTTCGAGTATCCATTGCGCCGGATCCAGGATGAGCGTTCCAGAATTGAGGATCTTACGGAAAGAATTAGAAAAAGCTCCATAAGGATGCTGACTGACGCTAGAAAGGATCTGGTCGCGATGTCAGGGCGCTTGAGGCCCGAGATCCTTATGAGGAAAACAGCCACTATTTCAGGAGATTTGGGACGCCTTGTGACCCGACTGGAACGATCAACGAAAATTATCATGGATGATTCTAAAAGCCGCGTGACAAATCTTGCCGCAAGACTGGACGCTTTAAGCCCTTTTAGAGTTCTAGCCAGAGGGTATACCATCACGTTCAGAACGACTGATGGAACACTGCTTCGAGGAACCGGAGACGTTGATCAAGGAGAGGACATCCGGACGGTTGTTTCCGGAGGGTCAATAGTCTCTCGCGTTGTCAGTGTTGATCCGACTCCAATGGATTCCACAACCTTCAAGAAATTAAATTAAGCAATGAACTCAAATATTAACGCAACGGAAATTCTGGAGTTCACCAAAGAACTCGCGTCCGAGGCAGGAAAAATAATCATTTCATATTTTCAGGGCCGATTCGGCATTGAGTCCAAAGATAGCGCCCCGAACGGAATCGACATCGTGACTGACGCAGACAAAGCATCAGAACGTTTTATTCTGAGTCAGATACGTAAGTCATTCCCCTCTCACGACATAATGACTGAGGAAACCTCCCTGGACAGATCAGGGTCGCGTTTTCTCTGGATTGTGGATCCCTTGGACGGCACAGTGAACTTCGCCCATTCATACCCGCAATTTTGCGTTTCCATAGCTCTCATGGAGCAAGAGGCAATTAGGCTGGGTGTTGTGTTTGACCCTGTGAGACAGGAAATGTTCTGGGCCTCCGATGGCGAAGGCGCTTTTTTAAACGGCTCCGCTATTCGTGTGACACAAAGCGACAATCTTTATAGGTGCATTGTCGGTACTGGTTTTCCCTATGACAAAGCAAGGTCAATGACCAACAATCTTAGGGAATTTTGCGCCGTAACGCTAAAGACTCAGGGGATTCGACGGTCCGGTTCCGCTGCCCTGGATCTGGCTTGGGTAACATGCGGAAGACTGGATGGCTTCTGGGAACTCAAACTAAAACCCTGGGATTTTGCCGCGGGAATGTTACTGGTTCGGGAGGCGGGTGGAACAGTCACGAATAGAAGAGGCCGCAAAATGAAAATTTCGAGCCAAAGCATTGTGGCCACGAATTCGTTTATTCATGATGAGTTGCTCAATATTCTGTTGTCCGTAGAATAAAAAGCTCAGCCCGAACGTTTCGCATGCAAACATAGCCGGGACAAAAGAAAATGTTTTCTGACGTCTGAGGTCGCATCTGTGGAGGATTCTTGAACAGTCATCAGGTAAAGGATTTTGCGCGTCAATGCGGGGCCGATGTTGTGGGTATTGCCGATTTAGCGTTGCTGGAGGGCATTCAGACTGAACCGGCGGACTTGCTCCACGGATACCGTAGAGCTGTTAGTATTGGAGTGAGATTGGCCGATGGAATTATTGACCCTATTGAAGACAGGCCTACGCCCCTTTATCAGCAGCACTATGCGAAGGTCAATATTCTGCTGGATGTTATTGCTCTAAAGGTGAGTCAGTATATCCAGGCCAGAGGTTGCAAAACACTTCCAATACCAGCTTCACAGGTCCTTGATAAGGAAAACTGGACTTCCTATATCTCGCACAAGGCCGTAGCCATAGCGGCAGGGGTAGGATGGCAGGGAAAGAGCCTCCTTGTCGTGAACCCTGATTTTGGACCCAGGATTAGACTTGTGACCATACTCACCGATGCGGCTGTAAAACCAGATCACCCACAAAAAAATCGCTGTGGTCGTTGTTCTTTTTGCACAGAAGCTTGTCCTGTGGACGCCATCAAGAATGTGAACACAAATTCCCATTATGAAAGTCGCGAACAGGCCCTGTATTTTGATCGTTGCCTCGCCAGGGTCACGGAAAATTCCGGTCGACCTTTTCTGGAAAGCCCCATTTGTGGTGTTTGCATCCGCGCTTGTCCCTGGGGTAAGACGCGCAAGCGAAAAACAAGAGACTACGATGAATCCATTTCAAGAAGGATCAGACTGGATTGACAAAAATGTTTTCAAACAAAAATCTTTATTGGGATCTGCTTAGCACAAGAGAAGATAGCCAATACCATCTGTTTTCAGTTGAAATAAACACTTGCAGGTCTCCTCGCACAGGAAAGCCGCATGAATTTCAGGTGCTGAAATCAACTGACTGGGTAGCGGTAATCGCATTGACGGAAAAAAGGGAAGTTGTTCTTGTCAATCAGTTTAGACACGGAACAAGGGAGCTATCCCTCGAACTACCGGGTGGGCTCGTAAAGCAGGGACAGTCTCCGGCCCAAAGCGCGGCTGAAGAACTCATGGAGGAAACCGGATTCACAGCTCCACATTTTAAACTGATTGGCTGGAATCACCCTTTTCCAGCAATCCTGACAAACAAATTTCACGTGTATTTGGCTGAAAACGCGGTTCCAACAGGCAAACTTAATCCAGATGAGACAGAAGAACTCGAAACCATAATGGTCCCCCTTGACGATCTGAAAGACTACGTCCGTAAGGAAAAAATAACCTGCGGGATCATGATAGCGGCCATAGGAATGTTCTATCTCAATTCCGAATAAAGACTGAAATTCCTCGTCACACTATCTTTCAATCAGGAGACTTCCTGTTTCGGCTTTTCTTGGTCGGGACCGGGTTCCATTTTTTCGTCATTTTTTGACGTAGTCGTCTCGGGTTCAGACGAACTTGCCAAGAGTTCCGCATAGAAATCCGGACCTGCTTTTTCTCCCACGGGCAATTTCAAATCCTTGTCAGGTTCATCATTTTTTTTGGCGGCAGGCTCCGTGGCGGTAGGTTCACGATTGTAGTTGTATGAGGATGAACTTGTTGTTGGTGGGCCATCCAGATCCAAATTGATGGAACGTTGAACGTCGGTCGCCATCTTTTGTAATTCCCGAACCATCCTGCCGACAACCCTCGCTGTCTCGGTCAATTGGCGGGGCCCTAGGAATATTAATCCGATAAGGGCAATGAGTCCTAATTCATACATGGAGATTCCGAACACGAAGCAACTCCCATTTGACCAAGTCATAAATAATAATCCAACGCAAAAAAATATTAATGCTCATTTGAAAAATTTTCAATGGTTCCAGCGTTGAAGTAAAATAACTATTCCAATAATAATCAAGCCGGTTGAAAGACTCATTTGTTTGATGTATGGGATTCAGCAGGCTCGGATGTTGTTTTATGGAGATTGCAATGAAAATTTTGCTTAAATTATCCTTTTCAATTTTGTTGACGTTACTTTTGGCGGGGCTTAGCGAAGCCGGCGGCCCAAAGATAAAGTTTGAAAAGCTTAGCCACGATTACGGCAAAGTTTCCAGCGGACAGAGTGTCTCCGCAGAATTTGAATTCCGGAACGAGGGAGACGCTACGCTAAAAATTGAAAATTTGACCGCGAGTTGCGGTTGTACGAAAGCAGTGGAAGGGAAAAAGGAAATCCCACCCAGAGGAACGGCAAAGATCTCGGCTCAATTCGACACAATCGGTATGAAAGCTGGGAGGAAACAAAAAACAATCTTTGTGAAAACCAACGATCCCGTGACACCGGTGGTTAAGTTGACCCTTTATGCAGACGTGGTCAAAGAAATAAATGTAACGCCTCCATCTTTAAACAAGAAGGTCTCGTCTCTGGCGGACCCGATTGTTTTTCCGTTGAATATTACGGACACAGCGACCACAGGGTACAAGATATTTGACGCTGAAACCGTTGAAGGCGAAGGTCAGGTTTCCCTGGATCCTTCCAATGTCACACTCCAACCGAAATCAACTTCCCATTTAAAATTGATGTTGAAATTAAAACCGGAGCCAAACCGTTCTTTTTACGCCGGCAAGGTACGTTTAAAAACAGATCATCCGAGTGAATCTGAGATAGAAATACCTTTCCTGGTCAAACTCAATGATCCCAGAAGTAATCCCTGAAATCGGACATTTGCGCCGGCCAGGATTTTTCATGAAAGTCGGTGGATCTATTGGGATCACGATCAATCAAAGAGTTGATTTCGCATTTTCCGTGAAACATTGCTCACTCAGACTTGATTCTTCGCTAACTCTCGATCTGGCACGGAAGAAGTTGATCACCCGAAGCGTCTGATCGACCCCGTATTTCCACATTACAGCCGTAAGGGCGATGGAGATGGTCAAGACAGCCGCGGAAAACGTCAGAAGAAGGTAGCCTATCCATTTTCCGCCTATGCTGTTGTCTGATAGAGGGATGATAAGAAACAATAACAGGAAAAATGAACGTGGTAGAGGCCCTAGTGCGGCCGCGAGCGTTTGGGCCACGTCAAGAATTTTTAGCGCTATTCGAAAGAACCCCCAAATGAAACCAATCAGGCATGAGAGAAAAACCAAAGACCTGATGATAAATACTGACGTTGAGGACAGTTCAAGGCCGGTGAGCAGAAAGTTCAATTGAAAAAATATCTGTAATTGAGAGAGGATATCCCATAAAGATTGCATGCGCCTACTCCCTGAAGGTTTTTTAAAATGTCCGGCGCGCTTACCGTCGGACATTTCAATAACTATGCGCTACTAATGTATATTAGTACATAATATTAGTATATAATCAAGACTGTTTGATCTTGTTGAGTATATAATTACCGCAAATGGTTGCTAATACAGGATTATGAGTGTATTAATTCAGAACATCAAATCATTCTGAGGTAACGTTCGTCAACAGTTGATTGACAAACCTCGGGAGCGTTTCTAGACTGAAGCCTGATGATCCTTCGTTGACGAGGTCTTCGTGAGTTCGCTTTTGAGACTGAACAAGTGAATAAAACCCCTATTTCATACAAGACCAAGGCCGTTCTTCTATTAATTGGAGCGATGATATTCTTTACTGTAGGTTGTTCGAGTTCAAATGACCACAGCCTGACTGAAGCTAGGAAATTGCTTGATAGCGGCCAATTGGAAAAAGCCGCTAAGGTTGTTGATGAACGTCTGAAACTTGACCCGAACAACAAGTTGGCTTTTTTCCTGAGAGGAAAGGTCAGAGACAGGTCGGAGGATTTAGATCTTGCCCTTGAAGATTACAATAGGGCTTTGGAACTGGATCCAGGGTTCGTCGACGCACTCGAAGCCCGGGGTAGGCTGAAGATAAGGACAAGAGACTATGATGGCGCTGAGGATGATTTGACCCATGTCTTGCAGACAGGGCGCCAGTCTGCGCAGTTGATCTCGTCGCTGGGGTTGGCTCACTTTTTCAAGAAAGATTTTGAAGAAGCGCGTAGGCTTTTCGATCAAAGTCAGGCCATGGATGAAAGGCACGATGGAGCTTATTTTGGAAGAGCGGCCATCGACGTTGAAGAGAAAGATTATCCGGCGGCCATCCAGGAATTGGATAGCCTGTTAAAATTCCACCCCAAGAATGCACAGGCCTTGTTTCGTCGTGGCTTCGCTCATCTTAAAGCGTCTGATCCTGAAAAAGCAGTGGCTGATTTTAATGTCGCCCTTGAATTAGATCCGGATTTGAAAGAAATCTACTGGTACCGAGCGGAGGCTAACAGAGTCCTTGGAAAACCCGAAAAGTCCTTGCAGGATTATGAAAAGGCGGAGGCGGCAGATCCCAACGACCCAATTCTATATTTGAATCAGGGAACAGTCCTGATGGCCACCGGCCAGTATCCTGAAGCGCTTGAGAAACTTACTCGGTCGATCGTTCTGGACCCTGAAAACCCGTTGCCCTACATAAATCGGGCAGTGCTTCAGTTTGACACCGGAAACCTTCTTGCGGCGCTGAGCGATCTGAATAAAGCTATCAAATTGAGGGATGATGATCCTCAACTGCTGATCAGGCGGGCTTACATCTTCAAGCTTATGGCCAGAGGCGATAGGGCAATAGGGGACCTGAACGCTGCGCTGACAACCGATCCAAAAAACTATCAGGCGCTTCTGCTCAGGGGTAGCCTTTATTACAATCAGGAGCAATTGGATCGCGCCGTGCTGGATCTTGAAGAAGCCATAATTCAAAACCCAGAGGACCCTTCGGCTTATCAACTCTTGGCCGAGGCCCTTTTTCGTAAAGGCGAGAAGAAAGAAGCTCTGGATGAGGCGAATCTGGCCCTGAGAAAAGACGAAACATACATACCTGCGTTCATAACCATCGGGGATATTCATAAGTCTGATCTGAACTATGATCAGGCGATAGAAGCATATTCTAAAGTATTAAACCTCGACTCCGGCAATTTTGAGGCCAGACTCAAGCGGGCCAAGCTGTATGTGGAATTAAGAGATTTTTCCGAAGCTCTGGATGACCTGGACTCCGCTGTAAAGGTCAACCCATATAGCGGGGATGTTTACGCTCTTAGGTCCCAGTGCTATGACGCTCTTGGTGATCAGGAAAAAGCCAGGCAGGACACCTGGCGGGCCAGAGTGTTTGTAAATCGTTAAAGGACCTAAAAAAAGAGTCAGGGACATGGCTGATTCCATATTC encodes:
- the cbiM gene encoding cobalt transporter CbiM, whose protein sequence is MHISEGVLSGAVLIAGAGLSTVGVGIGIKNLDYDQIPKVGLLSAVFFVASLVHIPVGPASAHLVLSGLCGLLLGWTAFPAILVGLSFQALLFQFGGLTTLGANTFNIAFPAVLLGMTLGKLVNSGNSAIRMTAEFLCGAGSIFFSGLLVALSLFATGKAFLPASKLIILAHIPIMLIEGLITVFIVEFVKKVRPEILSPA
- the cbiQ gene encoding cobalt ECF transporter T component CbiQ, encoding MRLTEFSHGDSFIHLMDPRSKIVTTVIFSVFVAVNNSLQVCALALIFPLAMLALGRISFSKTLRRLAAINSFLVILWLLLPFSYPGDPLFTIGSWTATRQGALMALMITLKSNAIVITMIALLGSSSIFSLAHALTHLGVPEKIALLFFFSYRYIHVINTEFETLSRAMKIRSFRPNMNIHTYRSYAYLVGMLLVKSFDRSNRIMAAMKCRGFKGKFYILHHYQMKRMDFLLPAVSGIFAVLIMVVR
- a CDS encoding ABC transporter ATP-binding protein, which produces MINLSDISFRYDTKYVLKAVNLTIKTGDRIGLIGGNGTGKTTLCHIIMGLIKPESGAVAIFGKRRQTESDFAEIRPRVGFLFQDSDDQLFCPTVLEDVAFGPLNLGKSAEEAKKIVSKTLDDLNLSGFEDRITYKLSGGEKRLVALATVLAMNPEVLILDEPTSGLDDDTTQRLIDILNKSSLTYLLISHDKEFTRKTSSSILTMNGGTIHGES
- a CDS encoding septal ring lytic transglycosylase RlpA family protein, producing MPCRVIALLFLATFLCGCAATPSLVKLDRFKGYIIKGKTYHPMKIVKVGYKQDGVASWYGPGFHGRKTASGEVYDMNEMTAAHSELPLNTLLKVTNLNNRRQVIVRVNDRGPFVGDRVIDMSFAAAQDLGMVTPGTVPVKLEVIGTTTQLASVKKKRRNVLASHAPATPNPYYASKSRGFLALLRN
- the trmFO gene encoding methylenetetrahydrofolate--tRNA-(uracil(54)-C(5))-methyltransferase (FADH(2)-oxidizing) TrmFO, translating into MTIVGAGLAGCEASWAVAGLGVSVRLIEMKPNRFSPAHTSTDFGELVCSNSLRSASLKSAVGLLKEELRSLGSLIMQAADHTSVPAGKALAVDRDHFSKFITEQIEKCPLINVERREVAEAPLGATDPVIIATGPLTSDPLAEDIANKLGASKLHFYDAIAPIVYSDSLDMEKLFRASRYEDGEGDYLNAPMNRDLYENFVTEINNATKLEPHPFEKIPHFEGCLPIEELASRGMATLAFGPMKPVGLADPRDGRRPYAVVQLRAENRERTLYNLVGFQTKMTHLEQERVFRMIPGLEKAVFARLGSIHRNTYIDSPSLLDEFSRSRDFPNIFFAGQITGVEGYVESTASGLVVGSMAALISKGVQPSIPSAESAIGGLLKHTRELPRKRYEPMNVNYGMIEQGVTRRGKPSREETAERALMAVRKWKDEIDDALRNAGL
- the xseA gene encoding exodeoxyribonuclease VII large subunit — its product is MTHSETQACEINDSGELYQLELSERKIFTVSELTEEIRKVLEGTFPMVWVKGEISNFKRAPSGHTYLTLKDDNSQIRCVMFKHQSKYLKFQLEDGLKILASGRVNVYSPRGEYQLILETMEPVGLGSLMLALEQLKTKLASEGLFDSSRKKPLPRRPGTVGVVTSATGAAVRDIIRIIKRRSPGINILISPTSVQGDKAPEEIVSSLQRLVISGKPDVIIIGRGGGSIEDLWAFNDESVVRAVASCSVPIVSAVGHETDFTLSDFAADARASTPSAAAEIIAPDDRDAWDSVTSLIARLKNGIRVCLTRSAQTLDDLTKGFEYPLRRIQDERSRIEDLTERIRKSSIRMLTDARKDLVAMSGRLRPEILMRKTATISGDLGRLVTRLERSTKIIMDDSKSRVTNLAARLDALSPFRVLARGYTITFRTTDGTLLRGTGDVDQGEDIRTVVSGGSIVSRVVSVDPTPMDSTTFKKLN
- a CDS encoding inositol monophosphatase family protein, translated to MNSNINATEILEFTKELASEAGKIIISYFQGRFGIESKDSAPNGIDIVTDADKASERFILSQIRKSFPSHDIMTEETSLDRSGSRFLWIVDPLDGTVNFAHSYPQFCVSIALMEQEAIRLGVVFDPVRQEMFWASDGEGAFLNGSAIRVTQSDNLYRCIVGTGFPYDKARSMTNNLREFCAVTLKTQGIRRSGSAALDLAWVTCGRLDGFWELKLKPWDFAAGMLLVREAGGTVTNRRGRKMKISSQSIVATNSFIHDELLNILLSVE
- a CDS encoding 4Fe-4S double cluster binding domain-containing protein; amino-acid sequence: MNSHQVKDFARQCGADVVGIADLALLEGIQTEPADLLHGYRRAVSIGVRLADGIIDPIEDRPTPLYQQHYAKVNILLDVIALKVSQYIQARGCKTLPIPASQVLDKENWTSYISHKAVAIAAGVGWQGKSLLVVNPDFGPRIRLVTILTDAAVKPDHPQKNRCGRCSFCTEACPVDAIKNVNTNSHYESREQALYFDRCLARVTENSGRPFLESPICGVCIRACPWGKTRKRKTRDYDESISRRIRLD
- a CDS encoding NUDIX hydrolase, encoding MFSNKNLYWDLLSTREDSQYHLFSVEINTCRSPRTGKPHEFQVLKSTDWVAVIALTEKREVVLVNQFRHGTRELSLELPGGLVKQGQSPAQSAAEELMEETGFTAPHFKLIGWNHPFPAILTNKFHVYLAENAVPTGKLNPDETEELETIMVPLDDLKDYVRKEKITCGIMIAAIGMFYLNSE
- a CDS encoding twin-arginine translocase TatA/TatE family subunit; its protein translation is MFGISMYELGLIALIGLIFLGPRQLTETARVVGRMVRELQKMATDVQRSINLDLDGPPTTSSSSYNYNREPTATEPAAKKNDEPDKDLKLPVGEKAGPDFYAELLASSSEPETTTSKNDEKMEPGPDQEKPKQEVS
- a CDS encoding DUF1573 domain-containing protein, producing MKILLKLSFSILLTLLLAGLSEAGGPKIKFEKLSHDYGKVSSGQSVSAEFEFRNEGDATLKIENLTASCGCTKAVEGKKEIPPRGTAKISAQFDTIGMKAGRKQKTIFVKTNDPVTPVVKLTLYADVVKEINVTPPSLNKKVSSLADPIVFPLNITDTATTGYKIFDAETVEGEGQVSLDPSNVTLQPKSTSHLKLMLKLKPEPNRSFYAGKVRLKTDHPSESEIEIPFLVKLNDPRSNP
- a CDS encoding tetratricopeptide repeat protein, whose amino-acid sequence is MNKTPISYKTKAVLLLIGAMIFFTVGCSSSNDHSLTEARKLLDSGQLEKAAKVVDERLKLDPNNKLAFFLRGKVRDRSEDLDLALEDYNRALELDPGFVDALEARGRLKIRTRDYDGAEDDLTHVLQTGRQSAQLISSLGLAHFFKKDFEEARRLFDQSQAMDERHDGAYFGRAAIDVEEKDYPAAIQELDSLLKFHPKNAQALFRRGFAHLKASDPEKAVADFNVALELDPDLKEIYWYRAEANRVLGKPEKSLQDYEKAEAADPNDPILYLNQGTVLMATGQYPEALEKLTRSIVLDPENPLPYINRAVLQFDTGNLLAALSDLNKAIKLRDDDPQLLIRRAYIFKLMARGDRAIGDLNAALTTDPKNYQALLLRGSLYYNQEQLDRAVLDLEEAIIQNPEDPSAYQLLAEALFRKGEKKEALDEANLALRKDETYIPAFITIGDIHKSDLNYDQAIEAYSKVLNLDSGNFEARLKRAKLYVELRDFSEALDDLDSAVKVNPYSGDVYALRSQCYDALGDQEKARQDTWRARVFVNR